The proteins below are encoded in one region of Anguilla anguilla isolate fAngAng1 chromosome 3, fAngAng1.pri, whole genome shotgun sequence:
- the sec22a gene encoding vesicle-trafficking protein SEC22a isoform X2 encodes MSMVLFASVVRVRDGLPLSASTDYEQDRGLQEAKKHLKGLSKKLSLFPDRCTLKSGRYHVNFTSSLGVGYLMICTDSYPSVLAFCFLDELQREFIVTYDTKRTDGAVRPYSFIEFDTFIQKTKQRYNSPRSLSTKINLTDMQTEIKLRPPYQLTVEDVGMANGYSLHTPSKYKGIAPNQMLEPVTLPGIVSCVLSLLCTGLNLLRGVHAIESIIQNEDEDFNYVIAFFLGMAACLYQCYLFVYCTVWRTGKSFLCLALICLCNMYLYELRNLWQILFHVTVGAFATLQIHLRRPQGKAPDYTV; translated from the exons ATGTCTATGGTCCTTTTTGCCTCGGTGGTGCGGGTGAGGGACGGGTTGCCCCTCTCCGCCTCCACAGACTACGAGCAGGACAGGGGGCTGCAGGAGGCCAAGAAGCACCTGAAGGGGCTCTCCAAAAAACTCAGCCTGTTTCCGGACCGCTGCACACTGAAAAGCGGGCGGTACCACGTCAA TTTCACCAGCTCGTTGGGCGTGGGGTACCTGATGATCTGCACGGACAGCTACCCCAGCGTCCTGGCCTTCTGCTTCCTGGACGAGCTGCAGAGGGAGTTCATCGTCACGTACGACACCAAGCGGACAGACGGCGCCGTGCGGCCCTACTCCTTCATCGAGTTcg ACACCTTCATCCAGAAGACCAAGCAGCGGTACAACAGCCCCCGCTCGCTGTCCACCAAGATCAACCTGACGGACATGCAGACTGAGATTAAGCTCCGCCCACCCTACCAGCTGACTGTTGAGGATGTGGGCATGGCCAATGGATACTCGCTCCACACCCCCTCCAAATACAAGGGCATAG CTCCCAACCAGATGCTGGAGCCGGTGACCCTGCCTGGGATCGTGTCCTGCGTGCTCAGCCTGCTGTGTACGGGGCTAAACCTACTGCGCGGAGTCCATGCCATCGAGAGCATCATACAG AATGAAGATGAAGACTTTAATTACGTTATTGCCTTTTTCCTGGGAATGGCGGCTTGTCTGTATCAG tgcTACCTGTTTGTGTACTGCACGGTGTGGCGCACGGGCAAGTCCTTCCTGTGCCTGGCGCTGATCTGCCTGTGCAACATGTACCTGTACGAGCTGCGCAACCTGTGGCAGATCCTGTTCCACGTGACGGTCGGCGCCTTCGCCACGCTGCAGATCCACCTGCGCCGCCCGCAGGGCAAG GCCCCGGACTATACCGTCTGA
- the sec22a gene encoding vesicle-trafficking protein SEC22a isoform X1: MSMVLFASVVRVRDGLPLSASTDYEQDRGLQEAKKHLKGLSKKLSLFPDRCTLKSGRYHVNFTSSLGVGYLMICTDSYPSVLAFCFLDELQREFIVTYDTKRTDGAVRPYSFIEFDTFIQKTKQRYNSPRSLSTKINLTDMQTEIKLRPPYQLTVEDVGMANGYSLHTPSKYKGIAPNQMLEPVTLPGIVSCVLSLLCTGLNLLRGVHAIESIIQNEDEDFNYVIAFFLGMAACLYQCYLFVYCTVWRTGKSFLCLALICLCNMYLYELRNLWQILFHVTVGAFATLQIHLRRPQGKAPDYTV, encoded by the exons ATGTCTATGGTCCTTTTTGCCTCGGTGGTGCGGGTGAGGGACGGGTTGCCCCTCTCCGCCTCCACAGACTACGAGCAGGACAGGGGGCTGCAGGAGGCCAAGAAGCACCTGAAGGGGCTCTCCAAAAAACTCAGCCTGTTTCCGGACCGCTGCACACTGAAAAGCGGGCGGTACCACGTCAA TTTCACCAGCTCGTTGGGCGTGGGGTACCTGATGATCTGCACGGACAGCTACCCCAGCGTCCTGGCCTTCTGCTTCCTGGACGAGCTGCAGAGGGAGTTCATCGTCACGTACGACACCAAGCGGACAGACGGCGCCGTGCGGCCCTACTCCTTCATCGAGTTcg ACACCTTCATCCAGAAGACCAAGCAGCGGTACAACAGCCCCCGCTCGCTGTCCACCAAGATCAACCTGACGGACATGCAGACTGAGATTAAGCTCCGCCCACCCTACCAGCTGACTGTTGAGGATGTGGGCATGGCCAATGGATACTCGCTCCACACCCCCTCCAAATACAAGGGCATAG CTCCCAACCAGATGCTGGAGCCGGTGACCCTGCCTGGGATCGTGTCCTGCGTGCTCAGCCTGCTGTGTACGGGGCTAAACCTACTGCGCGGAGTCCATGCCATCGAGAGCATCATACAG AATGAAGATGAAGACTTTAATTACGTTATTGCCTTTTTCCTGGGAATGGCGGCTTGTCTGTATCAG tgcTACCTGTTTGTGTACTGCACGGTGTGGCGCACGGGCAAGTCCTTCCTGTGCCTGGCGCTGATCTGCCTGTGCAACATGTACCTGTACGAGCTGCGCAACCTGTGGCAGATCCTGTTCCACGTGACGGTCGGCGCCTTCGCCACGCTGCAGATCCACCTGCGCCGCCCGCAGGGCAAGGCCCCGGACTACACCGTCTGA